The following proteins are co-located in the Pseudoalteromonas sp. N1230-9 genome:
- the epmB gene encoding EF-P beta-lysylation protein EpmB — MIQRNEVNLHKNWQKELANVVTCPERLLKMLGLSSKVDEKDLKARSLFPVRVPLPFIKKMRYGDIKDPLLLQVMPRHQEFLAQTGYDKDPLKEQDNDQPGLLHKYRSRVLVMFKTGCAVNCRYCFRRHFPYQENQLNKRSLIEALAYIKADTNINEVILSGGDPLMAKDDAVSWFMDELEQLPQIKRLRIHSRLPVVIPARITDELCARFAASPLKVVFINHINHANEIDDDFKAAMQKLKVVGVTLLNQAVLLKDVNDTARAQIALSEALFDADILPYYLHLLDKVEGASHFDIPEQLAKQIMSDMLAALPGFLVPKLVREIGGEKSKTPIDLNLV, encoded by the coding sequence ATGATACAAAGAAATGAAGTAAATTTGCATAAAAACTGGCAAAAAGAATTGGCAAATGTTGTCACTTGCCCTGAACGCTTGCTAAAAATGCTAGGATTATCAAGCAAAGTAGACGAAAAAGACCTTAAAGCACGCAGTCTTTTTCCTGTCCGCGTGCCGCTGCCTTTTATCAAAAAAATGCGTTATGGCGACATCAAAGACCCACTTTTGCTGCAAGTGATGCCAAGGCACCAAGAGTTTTTAGCACAAACAGGATACGACAAAGATCCATTAAAAGAGCAAGATAACGACCAACCTGGTTTATTACACAAGTATCGCTCTCGTGTTTTGGTCATGTTTAAAACAGGCTGTGCGGTCAATTGTCGTTATTGTTTTAGGCGCCACTTTCCGTATCAAGAAAATCAATTGAATAAGCGTAGTTTAATTGAAGCCCTCGCCTATATAAAAGCAGATACCAACATCAACGAAGTTATTTTAAGTGGTGGCGACCCATTAATGGCCAAAGACGATGCTGTTAGTTGGTTTATGGATGAGTTAGAACAGCTTCCACAAATTAAACGCCTACGTATTCATAGCCGCTTGCCTGTGGTGATCCCAGCAAGAATTACCGATGAGCTGTGTGCCCGTTTTGCAGCATCACCTTTAAAAGTGGTGTTTATCAACCATATTAATCATGCAAACGAAATTGATGATGACTTTAAAGCTGCTATGCAAAAGCTAAAAGTAGTGGGGGTCACTTTGTTAAATCAAGCGGTGTTATTAAAAGATGTGAATGATACAGCAAGGGCGCAAATAGCCCTCAGTGAGGCTCTATTCGATGCTGACATACTGCCCTATTACTTGCACCTACTTGATAAAGTGGAAGGGGCGAGTCATTTTGATATACCTGAGCAACTAGCAAAACAAATAATGTCAGATATGCTAGCAGCATTACCTGGTTTTTTAGTACCCAAACTAGTTAGAGAGATCGGTGGAGAAAAAAGTAAAACTCCTATCGACCTCAATCTAGTTTAG
- a CDS encoding DUF3016 domain-containing protein: MNTLKKITLAMIFVLPAFTYAGEAKVKWHDFDDYRDVRPGNNSTKGSFHKSVANNLEKHFSKLAEKLPEGYTLNVEVTDLDLAGDVRFGSMNELRIIKPIYFPRIDLNYSVTDKSGKVLSEASDVKLKDMGFMDRMKMGRDEAYYYDKRLITDWFEDELLPSLNLGE; encoded by the coding sequence TCTCGCTATGATATTTGTATTGCCAGCCTTCACCTATGCGGGAGAGGCAAAGGTAAAATGGCACGACTTTGATGATTATCGGGATGTACGTCCAGGGAATAACTCAACTAAAGGATCATTTCATAAAAGCGTAGCGAACAACCTTGAAAAACACTTTAGCAAGCTTGCTGAAAAACTACCAGAAGGGTATACGCTTAATGTTGAGGTGACGGATCTTGATCTTGCTGGTGATGTTCGTTTTGGTTCGATGAACGAACTGCGCATTATTAAGCCAATTTATTTTCCTAGAATCGATTTAAATTATTCAGTGACAGACAAAAGTGGCAAGGTATTAAGCGAGGCCAGCGATGTAAAACTCAAGGACATGGGCTTTATGGATCGTATGAAAATGGGCCGTGATGAAGCCTATTATTACGATAAACGTTTGATCACTGATTGGTTTGAAGATGAGCTATTACCATCATTAAACCTTGGCGAGTAA
- a CDS encoding prephenate dehydrogenase: MDSIIEQLNANLKIVYRQALDADKKLDDLQQQGHGKFKALFAQDVGFDFEAKRFKPYVLDVAADVESLSNDGMDEEKLKKTVFKLQQLLQLLATFK, translated from the coding sequence ATGGATTCAATTATTGAACAACTCAATGCTAACCTAAAAATCGTTTATCGTCAGGCACTTGATGCTGATAAAAAATTAGATGATTTACAGCAGCAAGGCCATGGTAAGTTTAAAGCCTTATTTGCACAAGATGTAGGCTTTGATTTTGAAGCCAAACGCTTTAAACCTTATGTTCTCGATGTTGCTGCTGATGTAGAAAGCTTAAGCAACGACGGGATGGACGAAGAAAAACTGAAAAAAACAGTTTTTAAGCTTCAACAGTTATTACAACTGTTAGCGACGTTTAAGTAA